Proteins encoded together in one Musa acuminata AAA Group cultivar baxijiao chromosome BXJ3-6, Cavendish_Baxijiao_AAA, whole genome shotgun sequence window:
- the LOC135640926 gene encoding calcium/calmodulin-dependent serine/threonine-protein kinase 1-like — protein sequence MGGCHGKPLQIPESQEEGEPVPNTEEPTTVPGTPRQPKFPFCSPSPLPGYYKNSPANSSVTSTPLRFLKRPFPPPSPAKHIKALLARRHGSVKPNEAPIPEGSEVEVGLDKNFGFSKQLFSKFELGEEIGRGHFGYTCTAKVKKGDMKGEEVAVKVIPKAKMTTAIAIEDVRREVRILSCLTGHKNLVQFYDSFEDEDNVYIVMELCKGGELLERILSRGGKYSEEDAKAVIVQILSAVSFCHLQGVVHRDLKPENFLFTSEGEKSTLKAIDFGLSDFVKPDERLNDIVGSAYYVAPEVLHRSYGTEADMWSIGVIAYILLCGSRPFWARTESGIFRAVLKAEPTFDEAPWPSLSSQAKDFVKKLLNKDYRKRMTAAQALCHPWLRNTEVKIPLDIIVYKLVKAYICSSSLRKSALRALAKTLTVDQLYCLREQFALLGPNKSGYISLQNLKTALSRNSTEAMKDSKVLDYVNTVSSLQYRKLDFEEFVAAAISVLQMEALDTWEQHARHGYEFFEKDGNRPIMIEELASELGLSPSVPVHVVLQDWIKHSDGKLSLLGFVKLLHGVSSRAIPKS from the exons ATGGGAGGTTGCCATGGAAAGCCACTACAAATCCCGGAATCCCAGGAAGAGGGCGAGCCAGTCCCCAACACCGAGGAGCCTACAACCGTTCCAGGCACCCCGCGGCAACCCAAGTTCCCCTTCTGCAGCCCAAGCCCCCTTCCGGGCTATTACAAGAACTCGCCGGCCAATTCAAGCGTGACCTCGACACCACTGCGATTCCTCAAGCGGCCGTTCCCTCCTCCGTCGCCCGCAAAGCACATTAAGGCCCTACTCGCTCGTAGACATGGCTCGGTGAAGCCCAACGAGGCACCGATCCCCGAGGGGAGCGAGGTCGAAGTCGGCTTGGATAAGAACTTCGGTTTCTCGAAGCAGTTGTTCTCAAAATTCGAGCTTGGCGAGGAGATTGGGCGCGGGCATTTTGGTTATACGTGCACCGCAAAGGTGAAGAAGGGTGATATGAAGGGGGAGGAGGTGGCTGTGAAGGTTATTCCAAAGGCAAAG ATGACAACTGCTATTGCCATTGAAGATGTGCGGAGAGAAGTGAGAATATTGAGTTGTCTCACAGGACATAAGAATCTAGTGCAATTCTATGATTCCTTCGAGGATGAAGATAATGTGTATATCGTGATGGA GTTATGCAAAGGTGGTGAATTACTAGAAAGGATTCTCTCGAG gGGAGGGAAGTATTCAGAAGAAGACGCAAAAGCTGTCATCGTGCAGATTTTGAGTGCTGTATCATTCTGTCACCTTCAAGGAGTTGTTCACCGAGACCTCAAACCAGAG AACTTTCTTTTTACTTCAGAGGGTGAAAAGTCTACTTTGAAGGCCATTGATTTTGGTTTGTCAGACTTCGTCAAGCCAG ATGAGAGACTGAATGATATTGTTGGAAGTGCATATTATGTTGCTCCTGAAGTTCTTCATAGATCTTATGGAACTGAGGCAGACATGTGGAGTATTGGTGTCATTGCATATATATTACTCTGTGGAAGCCGCCCTTTTTGGGCGCGCACGGAGTCAGGTATATTTCGAGCTGTTCTGAAGGCAGAACCAACTTTTGATGAGGCTCCATGGCCTTCTTTGTCTTCTCAAGCTAAAGATTTTGTCAAGAAATTGCTGAATAAGGACTATCGTAAGAGAATGACTGCTGCCCAGGCCCTTT GTCATCCTTGGCTGCGGAATACTGAAGTTAAGATTCCTCTTGATATTATTGTCTACAAGCTTGTAAAAGCTTATATATGTTCTTCTTCTCTGAGGAAATCAGCATTGAGG GCTCTCGCCAAGACGTTGACAGTAGATCAGCTCTATTGCCTTCGAGAACAATTTGCTTTGTTAGGGCCAAACAAGAGTGGCTACATCTCCCTTCAAAACTTAAAGACG gccttgtcgagaaattcgacagaagcaATGAAGGACTCAAAAGTTCTTGATTATGTCAACACG GTGAGTTCTCTTCAGTACAGAAAACTAGATTTCGAAGAATTTGTTGCCGCAGCCATAAGCGTGCTTCAGATGGAAGCACTGGATACTTGGGAACAGCATGCTCGTCATGGATATGAATTCTTTGAGAAGGATGGGAACAGGCCTATCATGATCGAGGAACTTGCATCG